The DNA segment tttctaatatttcagatttttaaatgttttagtttattaaaatcatactaaaatatttatgcaatactatataaaattatattctatattatataaagcTAAAACGTGCCAATTAAAATCACGtataagtaattaatattttattaaaattaaacacAAATACTGTTGATGATcagtattttattaaaaaaattctacttttatatatttacagcacttttttaaaaaaaagatgccataaatgtaaaataagtaCATTTCATTGAAGAATGACAATTACACtttttattagattaaataaatgttatttctatttatatataagtaaattaaaaatattatttttagtaattataatctatttcgagatatattaaaatgtttataattttttgccATTGTTAATACTAGTCtgtggaaaaaaatgaaaaaaattagtaacaaaaatatattaataaaaatgattaaaaaaaagatacagataaaatatatatatatatatatatatatatatatatatatatatatatatatatgtacacacatatatacatatatatatacacacacatatatgtacacatatatatatatatatatatatatatatatatatatatatatatatatatacatatataaattagagaaataatttttgttttactgTAAAATTTTGCatgatatcataataatatatatttttaaatatttataaaacttcAATACATTCAACTATTATATGTtcatattaaacatttttaattttaagattctccctaattataaaatactgACATTAATACAATGTCAAActtgatatatttttgttaatatattattttaggtactatatttatgaaattgaataaaaaatttataagaaaattttttgtaaatgtgtagcaataaatttttttaaattgtatacATTAAGCTTTATTTAACATATACATTGGATCTAATAAAATacaacaataaattatatgttgTAGCAAttcacgtatatattatatctataacaaataatagtaaatatttgtAGAACATTTTATACAACGTagttaatactatatatactacaTCAAAATATGTTGTCATCTTTACAACAAATTCTCTTTACCCTTTCTTATAAATTTGCAAATCtggataaataattaagataaaaacgttTCGCAATGCTAGCATATgtgcaaaaaaatattatgcagGTTATTTTTAGTGGAATGCATATCGCTTGCTTTCTCCTTATATATAAGATGCAAATGTAACATATACAGTgctacaagaaaaataatagtaatactgcCTTTTTAAAGAGTAATTTCCggtcattgattttttttttccaggcAACATAATTTCACTgatcctttttctctgttgCTTGCTGAAAGCTTGGAGGGCTTTCctgaatttaatataatattgattatttaaaaaatggcatatttaaataaaatacacacacaaaatCATATATTCACGTTAACTAATTTGTTAAAAAgttacattaaattataaaagttacTTACATAATATGCAGGTGGTGGAACATAAGCACATTGAGGTCTATTGGGATCATAGTATGCACTCTGAGTAGTCTCTGCAGCTTTGGTATCTACAACATGATGTAGTatgatgtatttttattatacattatactgGAAAATATTAAGTAAAAAATTCAATACATACAATAGATATACAACGTGCCAAACTTTTTTTGATCTGACattgttctattttattagaaattctaTTTAATCCTGTAAAtctttatagataatatatatagacatgaaagaaatagttaaaatattatatatatatacacatatatatatatatacacatatatatatatatatatatatatatatatatatatatatatatatatatatatatatatatcaccgATTGGTTTTTTTAAAATGCTCACTTGTTCGTAATTTCATATATCACCAATGAATTGAAACACtgttaaattcttttcataaattaattttacactttttttccaattattaCACCAgagtaattgttattgtattcattattagataatttttatttctatagttAATCATTATACAAATTAGAATACAAAGTGACAATAGTATagttaatatatgtatatattcatttgcAAAGTATCTATGATACTAGTGAGATAATAACTGAGCTCAGTGAAAGTTAATCTTGCAATGTGCCAGTCAAAGACTACTTATGCAACACCATTGCATAATATTAGAACTTTCAATTTTGGCAAGTGAGTCAACAGGTGTGTAGAGtaacttaaaattttttttaattttaaataaattaaaatctgTAATTGATaggttttaaataaaaacagcATATAATGTTTTATTGACCTTTAATACCacgttatattaattatataacttGTTTCATAGAGCCATAACCTCTTAGAAACAACACATTGTTAACTACTACATTACAAtggttaatatatatttgtgcaaatattttaagatttcTTAAAGACAAATATACTTTAACTCTAGAACTACCAAACCTgtcaaaataatgaattttggatttcttttgttataattattaagttattatagaattgttaaatgaaaattgtttttatttattattgtaaaattaaataaactaagaataataacgagtatttcttttttttcaaatacccATCAAATTgacagatataataaaaataggtCAGTAGTTCTAATGTTAATCTATGTAAAAAGTAAATGtaagaatgtatatatttatatataatatttatatgtgtaacgatataatactttaataaCTTTCTgcataaaaatatgttttaagATTTAAACTTTTTCAAAAAGCATATAAATTGGAATTTTTTGTAATTCATGATCAAAGtctatttaaataagataattatttcgaataataattagtaccTCCAGGATATTGTGTATATGGTGGACATTGTGTATATGGTGGATTTTGTGTATATGGTGGACTTTGTATATATGGTGGGTTTTGTGTATATGGTGAATTTTGTGTATATGGTGGATTTTGTGTATATGGTGGACATTGTTGATACTCATTAAAATTTGGATACACACCTCTAAGGGAGTAATTGGGATTAGCCAATCCTGGTGCACCATTTGGTTGCGTCGGTACCCAACTTGATTGCTGATTGACACCACCCCACGCACCTTGTGAATGTTGTGGTGCTCCACTTGCATATCCCTGATAAGGAGAATTTATACCAGGATAGGGAGGTGGCATCTCAGTCATAAAAACACTATTTgctgtaaatataaatatatcatcttaattaatattaaatttaatgtttatatatatatatatatatatatatatatatttcattttttcttagaaatataataatataataagattataaagaaaatattatattgaaagttCACCTGGTGGAGCATCTGGAAATACATTGACTGGTGGCATCCATCCATAATTTCTAGTTGCTGGAGCTAGATAAGCTACCGGTGGTGCTGCATACCAGCCTGATGTTGGTGGTGTATATGGTGGTGGAGCATCATGTTCAGGACCATTGCGTTGTGCtgttagaaatataaataacaaattgatGTGATTATGATGAatgatactattatttttatgacaagaaattaaaatatacgaatttatataattgcatAACGTTATATCATTGACTATACCCATTTCTGCTGCCATTAACATGGCCTGACCAAAATCTATGGCACCTCCGCTTTtgaaatacaatttaaatttGCATTCTCCTATCCAATTTCCATTAGGCTGAGCTCGACATTTCCCTCTGATACTATTAGCACCAAATATAGGCTGCTCTAATTCAACTTCACTCAATGTAATAAATGGGAAACTAAAAgatttcatttcttcatttGGATTTTTAGCATTGAAGATCATTCTATGCGTTGTTAAGTATAATCTTCCACGTTTGGCACCAATAAATGCAGGTTGTTCTTGGCCATGAAATTCCATGGAAACATTGTCGCAATATAACAAAATACTAAAAGAGTATAAATCAACAATatgttataaatgtttatgttatatacttatgttaatattgttaatacttaTTGCTTACatttattacatctattacaATATTgcttacattttttaatatatagttAAGTATacaaatgttataataatggtCAGTAAGACACGTCATATGCGAAATATATTGACATTGATAGCGGGATATACAACGTAGGATAATAttgcaattttattaaaaattctttatgtggtaattttataaattatcaatgattttataatagtaGTTAAACTGTTAGTTTCGAGATATATAGGTGAAGTACAATACTACGACGTTACAGAAACGTTATTAGTTGATGCAATCGAACGAATGCtttgcatttatatatttatgatatgtatgtatttaactattttattaaacttacACCTCTCCAGCGTGAATAAGTACGCCTCCATTGGCGTGCGCTGTATTTAATGACATATTTACTTGAAATTATCAAACAAAACCAATCCCTTTTAATACGCAACGGTCATCACTTCTAGCCATCAGCTGATTCATAAGTGATAAGGATAAGTAACTGCGCAGGCGCAAACTATCGCGAATATAATACTTGGACTACTTGATTTGAAACaccatttacattttattttttatgtaaaataaatatatgaataatttttctatttaatcacACAATTGATTAAGTTAATTAGATTcatcaatgatatataataataatattttcctttttaccatcattaattttaattttatctaacatttcttttttatacaaattttcttaaatcattaataaattgattataataaagaattaaaaaataaatataaacttaataaaaaatctacaatttcatttttattctctgcATTATCGACAATACTATAAAATACAGATCGTAACTCTGAAGTTGGAAGGAATTAAAATTGCATAGAAATCGTCGGTAATTCAGGAAAAAATCGTATCAACCGTATTCACGTGACAACGtaataattactaattaaaacaaaaaaatgatgcACAATAAGcctcaattaaaaataaaactataaaaaagctaaaaatttttttcattattagtataaatataattctttcaaCTATGTtctacgattttattttattattgtatttcttttaattttcagaATATAATTAGTATCTATTTTGACTAACTTCGAAAAGACGTATCcgtttatttgtatattactCGAAAAATTCAGTAGAGTAATCAACTatcattatatcgaaaattagaTAATCTTTTCCATagttatatctttttcaattagaatatataatcatataatacCATAATCACATAATGTCGTATACGAAGGACGTGATGCacatatcaatgaaatattcatcGTTTGAATcgaataagtattataattataattatatatcattataattatatattttgttatcgaatttttttttataaaacgattACATTAATTTGACTTACTTAAGGTTgacagaaatagaaagagatagaaataggaGTATAGAAAAGGAAGTTTGTGTAGTAATGTTTGTAAGGcgtgaaacagagagaaagagagagagagagagagagagagggagagagagagagagagagaaaaggaagaaaagaattttagaAGTAAGAAATGCTTTTGATCCATCCAATTTATTCGTGATTTCACGCTTGACCTCCTCCCTTATTATCGACAAAAGCAATCGTCGTCGACGGTTGTCTCGCAACTTGTCGTTACCGGTTGCATTGGCAAGGAAGGATGAACGACCGAACCGACGTCGGTGCAAACACTAATTTCGACGAGTACACGCAGTATTTGCATTTAATTACGGACGTTTGCGTAAAAGAGTTTCGCCCTCAGTAaattcgctcgttcgttcattcgttcgtttcgcAACGAGAGGTTTACTGGATCATAATGATATagttggaaaaagaaaaagaaatcaaaatctTTGGAGACTTGTGGTAGAAAAGTGCTCAATGTATACTGCACATTGCGTAATTCTCTTTTGAAATATCAtggttataatgataattatttatttctctatttaatttctaataaatgtgatctcatttttatttgtcgaacgtttctttaatattttcaagagcgtatataaaaaatattaaatatacgaaTTTTTGTCATAGGAAATTTTATATCAGAGCGATTTTTCCAATCAATTTGACACAAAATCAATTTGAGGGTTAGAAATTagatattgaatatttattacgatagaaaatttcatataatataaaattagattaaaagattcaaaaaaatattataaaatctctttattattttctcattttaaatGGAAAGATCGAATGAACTATCTTTCGAATCATGTTTTTATAACCTTGATTGCAAACTCGCTCATTATCTTACGATatagtaaaatttttatattttcttaaacacgctatattaattattatttcttttattttttcatgcaAACAGGAAAACCTTTCCTTTTCAATTCCGTCCTAAGAATATATCAGTTAACTTTTTCATTGCACTGCATTTAACTTAAATGTCTAATACGAttgatcaataaataaaaaaaatcttctgAGAGggtataataaatcatattttattaatgatcagcgtaaataatttattataataagcattgaagtttctttttctcctttaatattttttgacaCAAGTCACGTGGTCCGAGCATGGGTACGCATACGTGTACCaaggtattttatttattatgttaatttttaacaaatatacaaGACACATATTTCGTTTGgatgataaattattcaattcgatgctatgaaatcattgaaacatagtgtatataatacaaaatcgAATTTGCATTtgtacgataaaattaaaagattccgttacttcattaaaaaaaaaaaaaaagaaaaaaaaattcaaacgaatgaCAAGTGCATTTACTCAGAGGTTCAAATTAagatcatttaatattaagttaataatattatatcgtcaTTGAttcctataaaaataaaatgtagatattttttcttcattctttagattaatttaacgttaataggaatgtaaaaagataaatttcaattttgcgcgttttctttcttttattttcttctctctctctctctctctctctctctctctctctctctctctctttctctctttctcggatAACGTCACGTGACTCTGAGCGACGTTCCCACACATACATAATACAAACCACCAATTTCACATCTACAATACATAAGTACTTGTACTACGTTagtagattttctttttatcggaatatttcagtGCAATTCCAAGATGTCTGGTGCAATCTTAAGtaagttttctctttctcgtttttcctcatatttaatatttttcaaactggtcgaagatattgaaatatttcgagggtacatatatatatgtacacatcatatgtatacatacatacatacatcatacatacatgcatacaaacattcactcactcattcatatatatatatatatataatatatatatatacatttcatacatatacatacatacatatatacatatacatacacacaatttatttttttttgttcttttatcttttttttattcgaaatttacgtgcttcttatttttacacactttacgatcttatttttattaaggaTTCTCTTGTAAAATAGGTTCGaagttttttttacaaaatatcatTTACGATTATGTAAGAGTTCAGCTTAGATATTAGATATGAGTAAAAAAcatcgattttttttgttttgtttcgtttcaaaAGTTCGTATTACGCAAATACCTGCGTATATCGTGATTGTATTCGaaggatttttatttttgtctttatttattttttttatttttttttcctgttttctttttccttttttttctggaaGTTTCTATGGTCGTTTATAGAAACGATCATTTAGGATCGTTTATACCCTTTTGTTACGCACATTAGCGATAAATGCAATGTCGAGAGTGAAATAACGTGTGCAcctaattgataataattacgccATCATAAAATCTCGATTCGAAGCGAATGAAAATCGTGTCAAGGACACTATCGGATCTCTCAAGCGATTCTCATTTGCATTGAACAACGAAACCTTGGCCCAAACTTTATAAGTTTATTACCTCGTAATCATTATTACGATGATATTtacgatttaatatatttctagtgataataaaaaaagacacagagagacggaagaaacgagaagaaaaacagtcattttaaatttacaatcaaagaatttgaaaaatttttctttcaacgtttaagaaaattatttttctatacgatgatacaattttattttatcttttatatatggcACTTGGAAAAAATAACACAGTTTAATGTCTACGTATACATGAACGGGTAGATACTAattgaaaattgtttaaaaaaaagcgACATGTGGAAGTTTTCTTTTACATGCATGTAAAGATATTATCTAGGCAATGACTAGATAATAattcagagaaaaaaaaatgcatattatagatacacacacacacatatacacacattatatatatatatatatatatatatatatatatatatatatatatatatatatatatataatgttcttTAACGATTAtgtgaattattaaataagaagTTTATATACGACCAGTCCTAGTATAATACGAACTCCTCATTGTAATGTATATTTACGAgtaacgtatatatgtatataggaaaATTATTGGCTATGTCAGTGATGCTCAAATAACGATTTTTCTGATTTCCTGTATTTTGgaatattttacttattgTTAAACAAATTGAGCATCACTGGTATAAAAAATggcattaaaatattttgaagtatgattgattaatattcttttttaatattaaagcaGATATGGAAAGAATTGTGCGATATCAAATACGTAATGTACTTAAATGTGAAagtcacttcttcttcttttttgttgcatCATAGACATTAGAAAGTTTTaaactaaataataaaatatcaacagtaaaaaagaagacgaattgtatgacaataaaaatctatatattgcTGTCATATTATCTCACAATAAAtactgactatgtgtaaaaacATAGACTCCTgttcttaaaatataaaatcttattatttatatacttataataatttaaattacctATGGACTGTACTATATAGAGTATTTGTTCACTGAGGccataaaatagaataaaatatacacgTATCGCAGACCACCAAAAAGTggtaattaatatatgaaatagaatGAATCAAGTTAAATTTTGTGACAAAGTATCTGTCActcaattttcaaatattatgtGTGCAACTTCTATCTATTCTTATCACTTACATTTACTTTTACCATCGAGTAATTTCTTCCAGAGATCGAATTGTTCACTGTATTTAACCATATGTATACTTATTCCGTGTTGTATGTTACAGAGATTGTAAGGTATTCGTTTGTTGAGGAACTCATTAGCTTGCACTCGTTTAATTCCTAGTTTATGTGCAACAATTCCAGTCATGAAAACATCTTCAAGTTTAAGGTATGTTTGGTCCAAGGCAGCGTCATACAATTTACGCACTATGTCACTAGATAATAGATAAGCTGGACCTGTAGTAAAGTCTGGAAATACGGGCTGTTTAAATTGCATTTGTGATACATAGTATTTGctcttcttatttctaatTGGTTTCCATTTTCTGGCCAATCTGCCAAATATTACACTTCTGTCTTTTGCATGCTTGTTTATAAATGCTAACAAACGTGGAACATTAATAAACATATCATCATCTGTCTTTAGAATAAATTTCACCTTGGAACAATAACTATCTACCCACTCCAAAATGGAGATTGTTTTAAGAGTGAGATTTGAATAAGAATCTAGAAACTTTCCACGTATTATATCACCATATATTCTTTGTTCTCGTTCAAGTACTTTTTCAACTTTAGAATCTAAAGTAGCACCTAGCATAAAGAGTATACTAATATCTCTTCTTTGTCCAAAGTGTCCCCAGGTTTGTCTAATTGCTGTCCTTGCTTCCACATGTGTAGGTGCagacattataataataaccaagTCCATTTCTTTACCAAAATCTGGACATTTTTCTGGTATAGGTACTGTATGTCCAGCTTCATATATGGCACGTGCATAATCATTAGAAATTACAGAAACACTTTTCCGTGTATTAACAACTATTTCTGTTTCCAATAAAGGTACTTCACTGCTTTGTTTCAGATTGAGCGACGTGCTTACGGAAGACAAAGCTTGAGAACTAGACGATGTAGAAAGTGTAGTGATAATTGTTGCAGTATTGCTTGCGTTATGTTGAGAATAAGAATTCAAAGACAAAGTTTCATATGTCATATTTTTGGGCACAGATTGGATATCTATGCTATGATTCGATTGATTTCGAAGTGGTTCCTGATAAACGGTGTGAcctgaaataaatgaatctaTCAGCGAATCGTCAGATGAAGGACTTCGGAAGGAATAAtcttcaatgaaatattttttgctaAGGTaaccatataaaaataaaaagaatactcACTGAAATTTCGAGCTGATGCACCAAACTGATGAATATCATAGAAGGTGGTACGATAGTAAGCATAAAAAGTCAGAACTATCAAGCCAAGAATAAGGGTCTGTAAAGGGCGATTACGAGGATGCAAGAATTGGTACATGACGAGTTGAGTCTTTTACGAGAAGGGGTCTCGTACGATTGTCTAATTTCGTTCTATCGAATAACAACGGCGTACATACgccgtttattatatatcgtcgTGATTGTCACGTTTCGTTAGAATCGTTAGTATATTGTCGTGATATTCTCGCCTGGTGACTGACAACTACTGGCTACTACTATCGTACTCTCTTTAGAGTAGAAGCGAGCGTACAGGTATTCTCATACTGCGAGTAAAAGAAACTCTTgagattcttctctctctctctctctctctctctctctctctctcttccacacTCTTTCCCTTTTACTTGTTTCTGTGTTATCCTTTCACTAGTTATAGTCGTTATGATTGTCGTGTTGTCCTGTAGAGAGCTCCTTCGAGGCTAACTCGAAGCTTATCACAATGAACGAAGTATACACGTTCACCAACACCTTTCAAGACTTTTATTGAGAttcatttttctactttcaGACACGTTATTCGATGGGCACCGACGTTCTCCACTCTTCTTCTTTGGTCGAGCTAGCTGGCACCCAATGGGCCACCCATTCGCCACCCATTGATATATAGTAACACGCATCGACGTCGATCACGTTACTCGAAGCGATCTTGCGTcgattcttcctcttctttccttctctcctctcctcttttcACTCCCTACTTCCTGTCACTCTTTCCTGTTATAATATAGAGACGTTTGTTTTAAGCCTTATGCAGTGTTAAAAGGTTTTGACAGTTTGTTGCTATCTAAACGTTTTGACCTGAGTTCGCTCGATGACTCATCAGTAGGCCTGATGAGCGGACCCTACTTTAAACGTACTCAATATATTCTCGTTATAGGACAAACAGATCACTagaacctatatatatatatacctgatatatatatatatatatatatatatatatattgtaacgCTACAACGTATAGTGCTTTCGAGGGAACGTgcgatttttattagaatctGCGACGCCTAGCGGCAGACAGGACGAAGTCTGCATACCTACAATGAGGGTGTTACTTTCATGGTTACCGTTAGTTCGGACATGGCGCGAGATTCATCGATACatgctttttatataaatcgaatttCTCACATTTACTAGGATATATATCATGGTTTTcatatagttaaaaaaaaaaaaaaaattcgagataatttatttttaattattagattAGTTTATTTTggagttattaatatttaaaagaaataatttcttattattattcaatgttCTCGAGAACGATCTTTCGCTATTAGAATCTTAGCTAAAACAatgtttcaaatttttaattggaaTAGATATCGTAAATTTGAGTTGCGTAGATTGAAATTCGTTATCGCCATGGAACCGGATTTCCCTTCGTTATtcattaaagaagaaaaaaaaaaaataagaataaattagaatttcgataaacttttctattttattatcaaattaagcttatttgtttttttttttttttttttaattagaagaCATATGTACGTTCTACTAAAGTAAAAATGGAATgagtatatttttatcgttaatactcgGCCGAGTTTTCACGATCAATCTCATCCACAATCGGTGAACTATATACGAATAGTCTTCTAAAAATATCGCGAACggatctctttctcgtttgaattaataattacattagttcttttttttctattgttttgtttttttcttatacggaaaatctaattttctagctgatgtataaataatttggatacaaaatttaatttgaaatttgtttaataGTGTTGATAATAAAGGATTGATCAATcctttacattattattaattagttGATATTTTTAGCGAGGTAGATTCatcaatattttactttatacagagaatatatatatatatatatatatgtgtgtgtgtgtgtgtgtgtataaaattGTGTAGTTATGTAGATATGTACTTGCAATAGAAGATacgaatatatgtacatacataagtgCATGCACGATCATTGATGAGTGAACGCTTTTTGAATGAGGATTGGAAACGAACGAAGCGCCATTTGCTCGATTACCATTCACAGAGACTGTACCATTGGATGATAGTTCAGTAAACATTATCTTTAGATATTTTCagagtataaatattttttttatgagagAATTCATTTTTGcgtacttttaatatttgaatgtACTTTCAATAAGTTTTAGTATTCTATaaattattggtattttttttcttttctttttcttttttt comes from the Vespa crabro chromosome 14, iyVesCrab1.2, whole genome shotgun sequence genome and includes:
- the LOC124429173 gene encoding WW domain-binding protein 2 isoform X2 — translated: MSLNTAHANGGVLIHAGEVILLYCDNVSMEFHGQEQPAFIGAKRGRLYLTTHRMIFNAKNPNEEMKSFSFPFITLSEVELEQPIFGANSIRGKCRAQPNGNWIGECKFKLYFKSGGAIDFGQAMLMAAEMAQRNGPEHDAPPPYTPPTSGWYAAPPVAYLAPATRNYGWMPPVNVFPDAPPANSVFMTEMPPPYPGINSPYQGYASGAPQHSQGAWGGVNQQSSWVPTQPNGAPGLANPNYSLRDTKAAETTQSAYYDPNRPQCAYVPPPAYYESPPSFQQATEKKDQ
- the LOC124429173 gene encoding WW domain-binding protein 2 isoform X1; translation: MSLNTAHANGGVLIHAGEVILLYCDNVSMEFHGQEQPAFIGAKRGRLYLTTHRMIFNAKNPNEEMKSFSFPFITLSEVELEQPIFGANSIRGKCRAQPNGNWIGECKFKLYFKSGGAIDFGQAMLMAAEMAQRNGPEHDAPPPYTPPTSGWYAAPPVAYLAPATRNYGWMPPVNVFPDAPPANSVFMTEMPPPYPGINSPYQGYASGAPQHSQGAWGGVNQQSSWVPTQPNGAPGLANPNYSLRGVYPNFNEYQQCPPYTQNPPYTQNSPYTQNPPYIQSPPYTQNPPYTQCPPYTQYPGGTNYYSK
- the LOC124429193 gene encoding beta-1,3-galactosyltransferase 5-like, which encodes MYQFLHPRNRPLQTLILGLIVLTFYAYYRTTFYDIHQFGASARNFSHTVYQEPLRNQSNHSIDIQSVPKNMTYETLSLNSYSQHNASNTATIITTLSTSSSSQALSSVSTSLNLKQSSEVPLLETEIVVNTRKSVSVISNDYARAIYEAGHTVPIPEKCPDFGKEMDLVIIIMSAPTHVEARTAIRQTWGHFGQRRDISILFMLGATLDSKVEKVLEREQRIYGDIIRGKFLDSYSNLTLKTISILEWVDSYCSKVKFILKTDDDMFINVPRLLAFINKHAKDRSVIFGRLARKWKPIRNKKSKYYVSQMQFKQPVFPDFTTGPAYLLSSDIVRKLYDAALDQTYLKLEDVFMTGIVAHKLGIKRVQANEFLNKRIPYNLCNIQHGISIHMVKYSEQFDLWKKLLDGKSKCK